The following proteins come from a genomic window of Lolium rigidum isolate FL_2022 chromosome 5, APGP_CSIRO_Lrig_0.1, whole genome shotgun sequence:
- the LOC124651653 gene encoding probable serine/threonine-protein kinase PBL16: MGNCWFRGISYVNRVSSTAKSETPKIQSPSERDRSDESRLPSNAREVEAMRLDSAARNPLTAFSFEELRKVTNGFRQDSLIGGGGFGRVYKGAVGTGEPLQVAVKVHDGDNSFQGHREWLAEVIFLGHLSHPNLVKLVGYCCEDDHRVLVYEYMPLGSVESHLFSRVMAPLPWATRMKIALGAARGLAFLHEAEKPVIYRDFKTSNILLDYDFNSKLSDFGLAKDGPVGDMSHVSTRIMGTYGYAAPEYIMTGHLTAMSDVYSYGVVLLELVTGRKSLDKSRPVREQTLTDWALPMLTHKKKVLAIVDPRIGFDDYPVRSVQKAAMLAYHCLNRNPKARPLMRDIVASLEPLQQPPLLPDDHTPSGS, encoded by the exons ATGGGCAACTGCTGGTTTAGGGGGATCTCCTACGTCAACAGGGTCTCCTCCACTGCAAAATCAG AGACTCCCAAGATCCAGAGCCCATCGGAGAGGGACCGGAGCGATGAGAGCAGGCTGCCGTCGAACGCGAGGGAAGTGGAGGCCATGCGGCTGGACTCGGCTGCGCGGAATCCGCTGACCGCCTTCTCTTTCGAGGAGCTCAGGAAGGTGACCAACGGCTTTCGGCAGGACTcgctcatcggcggcggcggcttcggcaGGGTGTACAAGGGCGCCGTGGGCACGGGGGAGCCCCTGCAGGTCGCCGTCAAGGTGCACGACGGGGATAACAGCTTCCAGGGCCACAGGGAGTGGCTG GCGGAGGTGATCTTCTTGGGCCACCTGTCGCACCCGAACCTGGTGAAGCTGGTGGGCTACTGCTGCGAGGACGACCACCGTGTGCTCGTCTACGAGTACATGCCGCTGGGCAGCGTCGAGTCACACCTCTTCTCAC GGGTGATGGCGCCGCTGCCGTGGGCGACGAGGATGAAGATCGCGTTGGGCGCGGCGAGAGGGCTGGCGTTCCTCCACGAGGCCGAGAAGCCGGTGATTTACCGCGATTTCAAGACCTCCAACATCCTCCTCGACTACGACTTCAACTCGAAGCTCTCCGACTTTGGGCTTGCCAAGGACGGCCCCGTCGGTGACATGTCCCACGTCTCCACGCGCATTATGGGAACATACGGCTACGCCGCCCCAGAGTACATCATGACAG GGCATCTGACGGCGATGAGCGACGTGTACAGCTACGGGGTGGTGCTGCTGGAGCTGGTGACGGGGCGCAAATCGCTGGACAAGTCGCGCCCGGTGCGAGAGCAGACGCTCACTGACTGGGCGCTGCCGATGCTCACGCACAAGAAGAAGGTGCTAGCCATCGTCGACCCCAGGATCGGCTTCGACGACTACCCCGTCAGGTCCGTGCAGAAGGCGGCCATGCTCGCCTACCACTGCCTCAACCGGAACCCCAAGGCGCGGCCACTCATGCGCGACATCGTCGCCTCCCTCGAGCCGCTGCAGCAGCCACCGCTCCTGCCTGACGACCACACGCCCAGCGGCAGCTGA